The following is a genomic window from Equus asinus isolate D_3611 breed Donkey chromosome 3, EquAss-T2T_v2, whole genome shotgun sequence.
tttgGTCCAAGGAAAGTTTATGCTTTTTGTAATCCTATGATGGTCTCATGTCCTTGCTaagttaaacttttgtttgtaCTACCTGTGTTCTGCTGAACTGATGAATCACAAAGAACTAAACTCTTCATTCTGCAACTCCATTCAACAGCTTTGGAGCTGTTCACATTGCCACATAATTCACAAGCTACTGATAACAATAGCTTGTTATCAATCTTCTTAATTAATGGACTTGTcaaactcctttaaaaaaaacattaaatatcaGCCTTGTACCAGTCTTCTctagtttttttattttgttatttgcaCATCTGTACAGATGGCTGTACAGATATCTGTTCTGCTTCTACTATCTGGTTGTATTATCCAGATAAATGACTTTGATGTTATTGTTGGGACATGAGATTATTTTTGTAACAGATATTGAACTGTAATGTTTTCTTAAAACTAGAGTCTATTTTGTTACATAGTCTGCTTATAAATTTGCGGAATCCCAGATATTTGAGGCAGCATCCATAactttcattttgtatttctaacTCAATGAGTACTAATTTTATACGTGCTTAACTGGTTTTTACACTTTGGGATACTACTTGGTGATGTTTCTGACTAATCTTAAAATCACTGTAATGATTACTTGCATACTAAATGCTTCTGGCCCTATTTTGTCCAGAGAGTGATGAACAGTTACAGACATTTTGTGTTTCATGTTTAGGAGAACTTAAcgtatttttctgtatgtattttaaagCTATTCCATCCACTCCTATTATCCAGTGAACTAAGCGTACCGCATAGCATTGAGTCTTGAAAGAGGTCCATATGCCACACTGTTTTCAATTACTCCTGGGAGTCTTGTAACGTTTGTAGGTCAGAAAGGGAGACAGACACGCATCTAAAACAGTGCTCCTTTCTCAAAAAGGATCAAAACTGGGGGTTTTGATCAACTTAACCTTTTCGAGTTGAGCTTCTGCAAAAGCTTTCCTCATAATTCTGTGCTCCTACTTTGCTCCAGGTGGAGGCTGGTTTTGTAGCTCTGCCTTGAGGGATTATGTCAACACTCACAGTTCATCCCTTTTTCCCTGTGTCCTGAAGATTCTTCAGCACACTGTGGCAATTTAAGCTGGAGGAGGAAATTCTCAAGTGGGACTTTAGTGATTTGTAGAATGCTTTGTGTTCATGAGTGCAGATAGCTACCAAATGGAAGAGAATTTGTTCAAAAATTGGGGCAATTAATTTGAAAACCAGCAAACCAGCTGTAAGTtgtatatttgaatttattttaaaagccttaGCACAAGTTGAGAATTGGAGAATTTCTTTAGCCTTTAGCAACCTAAATTATAATTCCATCattctgttttaatattttctgattaCCTATAACTGACAGACCAAGTTAACTGGCTTTGCGTCTCCTTTAATTCATCAGTATTTTCAAGTCATGTGGAATGCCACAAGTCAGCACAATAAAAGGAACAGGTGCACAAAAATGTTCCTCTTGCCTTCTTGAGAAGGCTCTGATTTCTGTGTGCTTAGCCCAAATCACACTTGCTTTGTCCTACAGCTGAACTGCATCTCTGTTGGCCTGTTTTTCCTACATGTTTAACAAGAACACAAGTGTTCCTGATAGAGTTCCTCCAGGAGGCCAGCTCTCGCGTAAGCATCCCACTGTGACTTCTACTATGAAGTCATTCATGAAAATTAGTAAACAGCCACCTCTCTAACCATCCTCATTGTGGGCCATTCCAAAATATGTCTGGTTTTAGAAACCTTCGTTCCCCTAAACAGTGCCTCCTGCATGTGTAACAGAACTTGTTGGTACCAGAGTCCTTGCACTCTCATTTCTGTTACCACGCACTaccactctcctcctcctctgccattACACAACAAACCTAAGAGCCCCCATTCATTCTTTAAAGAGGCAATCACAGCCAAAATCACTGTCAAAATCTTACTACTTCATAGAATGACTTTCAGAAAGACATTTCTACCTCCTCAATCTGTGTaagtatctttttttccctcGAATTTTTGTGTTAAAATTCTAACACGAATCCTGGGTAGCTCTCTAGGGTACAATGAAATCCACTGAAACGCATCTtatctattttgaaaataaacattatGTAACTTCTGGCAATTCTTTTTCTGTCTAAATACTGACTTTCTGGAGTAATTAGTCTATCAGTTATCGTACATGATTGCTTTGTGAAATGTGCAAATGATATCACCTTTGCAGCCTTGTTTATTTCCTCTGGTTTGTATTGTTATTAAAAGCATATTGTACTATAGAgctattcagatatttatttatttttttatttttttatttttggcaaggaagattggccctgagctaacatctattgctaatcctcctctttttgcttaaggaagactgtcactgagctaacatctgtgccaatcttcctctattttttgtatgtggggcaccacgacagcatggcttgatgagtggtgtgcaggtctgcgcctgggatctgaacctgttaACCCCAAGgtgcccaagtggagcatgcaaacttaaccactacaccaccaggccagcccccagatactttaaatataaagagacaTTATTTCTGTAatacagatatataaaatatatttaggtaATGGATGCATTCCTTGGAAAGTTCTGCTTTGACAAAGTCTAAATTAATCAGCAAATGTTGTATCCCAGTGAGCAGTAAACCAACAGGACATCTCAAGAAGAGAAGGACACTTCAAATGGAAACAGTTCTCCAAAGGTATACAATTTGGATTTGTTCAACTGCAGGACATACATTACCAAtactctccccccacccctaccccacttACTTGAAATCCTTACATTCAGCTCTTAAGAGTTCTTAATttataactgatttttaaataagaacaTTATTATGGTTCTTAGTTTGGGAGTAAtcatttagtaaaaaaaaatgcaaagcgGTTTACACAACAAAACAGCCTGGAATTACCCTTGGCCGTTTCCTTGAGGGTGGTGCAGGGCCTGGCAGTGTGGCCAGCTGTGGCCATGTAAGTCCTGTTGGGACACAGTCACATCCTTCTGCATTTCACTACTCAAGTTTAGTAACAGCGTGGATTCCACGTTCCTGTTCTGATCCTCTCTGACAAGTGCCCGATGGCGCCGATGCACTTACAGACACAAGAACAATCTTTGCTATTATTGTATAAAGCCATAAATGTacataaattatgttttaatagaaaaagaattttcaCTGACCTGGTGCAACAACATTCACTCTAATTTTCTTCCTTGCTACTTCTTTAGCAAGAGCACGGGAAAATCCAACTAATCCTCCTTTACTGGCACTGTACACAGACTGGCCAGAATTGCCTTTTAAACCAATAAtacttcctagaaaaaaaaatgagagcaaaTTCAAACCAATTAAAGTGGTTATGTGAATATTCAGATAATTtatagtaaacaaacaaaaatggtacAAACCATTTTACCTTATCCTTTGCTAAAATTAGGAATTCTAACCATCGTCATTTGAGTAGTAAGTCTTAGGGGTCTGAGCCTGCTCCagatatatacacaaaagaagatCGGAAAGAAGCTTACAAAAACCTCAAATGCCAGGTGGGGGCTTGAGACTTCATCCATTAAGTGAAAGGAACCCACACTCATCTCTGAGTAGGTCAGACATGATGAAAATTCTATTTATAAAGGCTTCCAGTAGGAAGAGGTTAAAACCAAAAGTCAGATAGAGACTGATTAATTTTATGATTCTACAACACAGACATAAAGAAGTACTCATTTCCATCTACAAAAACAGATCATCTGAAGGTAAAACCCACTAACTTTGAACTACTGGCAATCTAAATTAGCAAAGCTTCAAAGCTTATAAACTTTTTGTAAAATTCCAATTTACTTATCTTCAGTGAATTTGTAGTGCCTACTAAAGATTCTTGGGTTGCCTCATTTATATGAATATGAAAGAATAATTTATAACTCCAATATCAACTGTATGCAAATAAATTCTTGCAGAACAGAAGTGGGGAAGTAATTTTCTGCACCAGTGACCTGTGCTTACGATATAAAAATTTATCAAGAACATcacaaaatttttgaaaaagtgattttattttagaaaaagaaaacattccaaACACTTTATATTATAATCAAcaaatcaaatattaaaatatttatctacattatatattattatatatgccAGTTATGACAAAGGAAAGGAATtgtgaagcacagagaaaaaagagacaTCAGACAGATGAAATATAGGTGAACAGAGAAAGGGGaatttgggagaaaaggaaagatggagagacacaaagaaagaaaaatacaggcaTGGAAGAAAAGCCAAACAATTTTTGGAAGCTTTGGTTTATGCCACACACTATTGTTTATCTGGTCAAAAAGTGGTAACTTCTGAAATATCAGTGAACTTTCTAGCAGTTTAAAGTAGTCCTTCCTGtaataatattttcaattatcTATTTTTACCTACTGTTAGCACAATTCTAAAAGATTTGCATGTATGCAAAGGACTGACgtgggtttttaaaatatatgtatacaggGGATATTTTAGAGTTACATAAATACAGCCCACATTATCAGGTGATACATATCCATGCCAAATACCAGCTTACAAGAACCCAAGATCATTATCTGGCTGTATTAGAAGACAAAGGTCAAGACTTTTACTAatcttttataagaaaatacaatcttttccatttttaagggTAAATGTCAAAATGTTCTAACACTTATTAGCAcagaattctttccttttctcattttcaaagagaaaaactctATATTCTTGGAATTGGAAAGCCATTTCCCATGTTAAAAAGAATATGGTCATTTGCTTTAACAGAGCAGCATCCCCCTTTTGTAGCCTTTCAAGGTATTACTACTTAAAATTAaaaggtaggggctggcccggtggcatagtggttaagttcacatgctctgttttggtggtccagggtttacaggttcagatcctgggcacagacctacataccactcatcaaaccatgctgtggtggcatcccacatacaaagcagaggggGACTgacaccaatgttagctcagtgacaatcttcctcaagcaaaaccaggaagattggcaacagatgtcagctcagggccaaacttcctcaccaaaagaaaaacaaattaaaaggcaaatggTATACCACTATTTTCAAATTAcgaaactgaaataaaatgccAAGTCATTTCACATTTTATGGTTACAGGCACATACTACACGGTTTATCCGACCTACAGGTCAGGTGAACTGAAGACTAGGAGTTACTTACCCCTAAAAAATTGACAAAGTGTTTCCTTACAAAAACCTCCTCTCAAACCTTTTAGATTTACCAGTGACCCATGCAACTGCAACAGACATCATTTTTTAGCCCCCACTATCTAAAATTTTTCAATTCcttgtctattttaaaaattaggtttcCTATAAAAATCAGGATGTccaatttctcttaaaaaatcaaaacagctgGCAAAACACAGGACCACACTTGTGCACAGCAACAATCTACTGCATCTGGGCAGTGGTTGCTCCTGCCATTTCATATGGCCTCTGGACATCAAAGCTGGCCATCTTTTGTCATTTATCACGTCGCTTGTGCTGTCATGTTTCTAATACCTGGTGGTGTCACTCATTTAACACCTGCTTGATCACTAGAGGGACGTGAATTTGTGATTCTTGTTTTACCCATTAATCATTTAATAAAATCCTTTTCCCATAGATAATAAAGAGAGACATTTCATCCAAGTTTCACATGTGAATACATGCCAAATTAGTCGATTAAATATTTTCACGGTTCCATGAGATAGTTATAAAGTCACAAAGATGATGACTCACCTACGTTAACAATAGACCCCCTCTGTTGCTGAATCATAGTTTTCATGGCAGCTTTACAGGTGAGCATGGAACCCAAGAGGTTAGTATGAAGCTGAGATACCATATCTTCAGTTTTTGTTCTTACCAACAGGCTATCCCTACCCAAAAAAAAGAGCATGTAAATTCAAAAcggataaaacaaacaaaaaaagtcaaatatataacatttttgctGAAAGGGGAATACAAGAAGTGCTTCATATTTGAGCTAGAATACCTAGAGAGTCCCATTTTAAACTTGGCTTGAGACGCACTAAAATAACAACCGACAAGCCAGAAAGGATCCACCTGGAAGCCAGTTTCCTACCCCTTCTTAGGCAGAGTGGCAAATATTCCTAACTCCTAAAAGTAGTGCAATGTAGCCACAATAGCTTAAATGAACCAAGCAACTGTCATACTGAGCCTTGTTTAGCAAggaaattaatatattatttaaagagTCTATCCTAaactcatgttaaaaaaaaagaatatccactCAGATTCCACTAATATTAAGTTCATGAACTGACAAAACATATGTGGTgacagaagtcagaatagtggtaaCCTATAAGGAAGTATTAATAGGGAAGAAACTGAGAGAGCATTCTGGGATGCTGGAAATTCACTTAGCACTCAATATGTGTGCCGATTACAGTACAATGTTAAAACTGATCCAACTGTACCCTTATTTTATATCtcaacacaaaagaaaagaatggatggATTGACAGACCAACTTTTAAATGCAGAGAGTTTTTCTTCCAATTGGAAATAAAACAAGTTAATTAATGTATTAACTCATACTAATCAAagacattagaaaaaaaaagacatactaGAAATGCACTTAAATTTGTGACCAACCTATTAATTCCAGCTGCATTTACCAAGAAATTAACTGGACCtaaatttttctccatctcttcgaAGGTATTTTGAACTTCATGTTCTTTGGCAACATCACAGCTAAAGGCCAAATGATCTCCTACACAACAAAGTTAGATTAGAATCACTTGTAAATTGtaacttgaatttaaaaattattcagtaCATGTCTGTTAACCATCCACGATGAGCTGGGCCTTTCCTAATCTAGAACCTAGAGATAAAAGAAGATCATGTCATGGGTTCCTATTCTCATGGAACTAAGTCTAATAAAactgggatgggggtgggtggcACCTAGGGAGAAACACAGTAATACTAGAGAATGTaaatcttaaaactttttttaatcaaCAAAAAGTGAGGGGAGGGTCTTTTTGTGTTcataatgctttttaaatttcatctaaTAATATTTAAAGCTTTGATACTGACCCCATGCTACTTAATTCAAGGCTTTTGGGTTTCAGATTccttttttgaaatttatgtctaattctgttaggtattTGTTGAATTGGTTTCCTGGTGCTAAGCATAAACTCTagggcttctttttctttttttcactatgGCACATATATTATAATGACTATTATTCAAGCCTGACCATCAGGAGAGATGAGACAAAGCACAAAGCTGCAAAAAaggctaaaactacaaaacatgggaaaaaaaactttttactAAAAACTGTaacctttctttttaaatggtcACGTTTTTTAAATGATGGGAATACCCAAAATACTACACTTCAAAGCAAGCATTCTCTATTTAATAATATACCATTTAACACTCtaaaatatagttttttaaaaaactaaacaattGCTTATTTTCTGGCTGACCTTGCCTAATACATTAATGTTAAAATTTGCCCCCCAAGACTTTCGAAACAGTACGTCATCCCAGAAGTCACACTTTCTGGGTAAAAACCAATCGCTCACAGAACACATAATTCAAGGAAATGAAAGGCCCAAAAGCATGCTCTATGTCTCACCCTTGGCTTTCATCTGACTTATTGGGTCCACAGCAACCTTTGAAAGCTCAACCAACGGTTTTAATCTAGTCCAGCAAACACTGATGGCTTGGGGTGACCCCTTAAGAACCATTTTTTCACCCCCTTTGTCATAGTACTGTCAGCAGCAATGACAAAATGGAGTAACACGTGTCAAGGCTTCTGAAATAGGGCTGGGAGGCCCTTAAGGTACCCGCATAACACCACTACCCAGATGGAATGTAACTTTTGAACTGTGCTTCACCACTGGCATCTCCACCTTTCAAGAAATATGCTTACGCCCATAGGTAAGAACTTTCTGCCTTAGAGATGGCCTTGGCAACCAATCACATAGGGGGAACAAGTTAGTTGTTGCCAACACAAATCAGAAATTTTACAAAACATCCTGTGTAATTTACCTCTTTGTGCCTTTATAAACCCTTGCCTTGTCTTCCTCCGAGCCcattttgggtttctacctgaatctgtgtctcccgaattgcaattctaactgcccaaataaatatctgctatttTAACTGTAGTGAGTTTTTCCCCGGGCAACAGTAACATAACGGCAACGAATCGGAGCAGCAAGACAGTCACTCAAATTCTCCCTGGTCTATAAcatgtgttcttttctttcagagtCTAACATTCGCTACACCCATGTCAACATTAGGGTGGTGAATCCAATCAATAATGTTATTTTAGAGGTTACAGCCACATCAGCAGGCCTCTCTTCTTCCCAACGCCTCCCGGATAGTAAATGAGGTGCAACTGTCCATTTTAGTAACTACACAAATAGCGGTGTCTTGGTATCTTTGAAACATCCCATTTCTCCCTACCATCAACAGACTTCAGTTTGCAGAACAATTACTAATCCTTTACTAATAAAAAAAACTGGAGTTTAGGTGCAATAAAAACTTGGCAAAACGAACCTCAACTGTCCATTTGTAAGTCACCAAAACAATCTATTAACTTAAGCCCTTATAGATGTAGTAAAACAAACCAAGTATATCTCAAAACCGCCTCGTACTCAAAAGTTTCTCCATGAAAACACCGGCCAGGAGAGCCCTCAGCAAGACTGAAGCGAGCCTTTccgcccagccctgcctcctctgggCGCCCAGGATCCCCCCACGGAGGTGACCTTTACCCTGTAGCAACAGTTAACTTGTGTGGCTCTCTCCTTCCAGACGCCAAAACAAAGCAGCTCCTCACGGCTAGCACTAGCCTCAGGGACTTGGGTGCTTATTAATGGGGCCTCACAAGACTGCTAAGTCCTAAGGACACCCCAAGAGCTCAGCCCTCGGCGTTCTGCGGGAAACCGGGCGCGGGGAATTTGTGCACCAGCCGCAGGCTCCTCGGGGCGGACCGCTCCAGCGCGCGGGAAGCCGAAATGCTCCACCTCAAGGCCATAAAGGCCAGACCTGCTCGTTTTACAAACGAGGCCGCGTATGGCGCTTGGACGGCAGCCACACAACTGGACAACTCCAGTTCGGTACCTACCGCCGAGTTCACCGGCGGCGGCTTTGGCCACGTCTAGATTTCTGGCGATGATAGCCAGTCGGTAGCCTTTCCGGGCCATTAACTGGGCCACTGCCCTGCCAATGCCCCGGGAGCCTCCAAACACAGCACAGACTTTGTCCATCTTGGACCGGAGAGTCGCAAACTC
Proteins encoded in this region:
- the CBR4 gene encoding 3-oxoacyl-[acyl-carrier-protein] reductase isoform X2, which translates into the protein MDKVCAVFGGSRGIGRAVAQLMARKGYRLAIIARNLDVAKAAAGELGGDHLAFSCDVAKEHEVQNTFEEMEKNLGPVNFLVNAAGINRDSLLVRTKTEDMVSQLHTNLLGSMLTCKAAMKTMIQQQRGSIVNVGSIIGLKGNSGQSVYSASKGGLVGFSRALAKEVARKKIRVNVVAPDDLKLVLCLFLRLHLLQSLENTDKYKEENKICSHRYDERLERRRYKEKYPAWEVWRTY
- the CBR4 gene encoding 3-oxoacyl-[acyl-carrier-protein] reductase isoform X3; protein product: MDKVCAVFGGSRGIGRAVAQLMARKGYRLAIIARNLDVAKAAAGELGGDHLAFSCDVAKEHEVQNTFEEMEKNLGPVNFLVNAAGINRDSLLVRTKTEDMVSQLHTNLLGSMLTCKAAMKTMIQQQRGSIVNVGSIIGLKGNSGQSVYSASKGGLVGFSRALAKEVARKKIRVNVVAPVVGKELTGERPLLWRQSNAGAMEGELEEPQCCSSTFPPSTLLVPISALSHHS
- the CBR4 gene encoding 3-oxoacyl-[acyl-carrier-protein] reductase isoform X8, with the protein product MDKVCAVFGGSRGIGRAVAQLMARKGYRLAIIARNLDVAKAAAGELGGDHLAFSCDVAKEHEVQNTFEEMEKNLGPVNFLVNAAGINRDSLLVRTKTEDMVSQLHTNLLGSMLTCKAAMKTMIQQQRGSIVNVGSIIGLKGNSGQSVYSASKGGLVGFSRALAKEVARKKIRVNVVAPDGEIELRSVLYLPEDAGGK
- the CBR4 gene encoding 3-oxoacyl-[acyl-carrier-protein] reductase isoform X4 encodes the protein MDKVCAVFGGSRGIGRAVAQLMARKGYRLAIIARNLDVAKAAAGELGGDHLAFSCDVAKEHEVQNTFEEMEKNLGPVNFLVNAAGINRDSLLVRTKTEDMVSQLHTNLLGSMLTCKAAMKTMIQQQRGSIVNVGSIIGLKGNSGQSVYSASKGGLVGFSRALAKEVARKKIRVNVVAPELNPIRNNIICVFVYWLIFCLKTLSGLPLEPHHPHKRSTY
- the CBR4 gene encoding 3-oxoacyl-[acyl-carrier-protein] reductase isoform X5 translates to MDKVCAVFGGSRGIGRAVAQLMARKGYRLAIIARNLDVAKAAAGELGGDHLAFSCDVAKEHEVQNTFEEMEKNLGPVNFLVNAAGINRDSLLVRTKTEDMVSQLHTNLLGSMLTCKAAMKTMIQQQRGSIVNVGSIIGLKGNSGQSVYSASKGGLVGFSRALAKEVARKKIRVNVVAPGYNSLQKKNEILLAQEAEYVESRSTFLT
- the CBR4 gene encoding 3-oxoacyl-[acyl-carrier-protein] reductase isoform X9, whose protein sequence is MDKVCAVFGGSRGIGRAVAQLMARKGYRLAIIARNLDVAKAAAGELGGDHLAFSCDVAKEHEVQNTFEEMEKNLGPVNFLVNAAGINRDSLLVRTKTEDMVSQLHTNLLGSMLTCKAAMKTMIQQQRGSIVNVGSIIGLKGNSGQSVYSASKGGLVGFSRALAKEVARKKIRVNVVAPDEKERSKRQPSRAEQTA
- the CBR4 gene encoding 3-oxoacyl-[acyl-carrier-protein] reductase isoform X1, whose amino-acid sequence is MDKVCAVFGGSRGIGRAVAQLMARKGYRLAIIARNLDVAKAAAGELGGDHLAFSCDVAKEHEVQNTFEEMEKNLGPVNFLVNAAGINRDSLLVRTKTEDMVSQLHTNLLGSMLTCKAAMKTMIQQQRGSIVNVGSIIGLKGNSGQSVYSASKGGLVGFSRALAKEVARKKIRVNVVAPGFVHTDMTKDLKEDDIKKSIPLGRFGEPIDVAHAVVFLLESPYITGHVLVVDGGLQLTM
- the CBR4 gene encoding 3-oxoacyl-[acyl-carrier-protein] reductase isoform X6; this translates as MDKVCAVFGGSRGIGRAVAQLMARKGYRLAIIARNLDVAKAAAGELGGDHLAFSCDVAKEHEVQNTFEEMEKNLGPVNFLVNAAGINRDSLLVRTKTEDMVSQLHTNLLGSMLTCKAAMKTMIQQQRGSIVNVGSIIGLKGNSGQSVYSASKGGLVGFSRALAKEVARKKIRVNVVAPELIPRLVSVRGWGEGTEELVSV
- the CBR4 gene encoding 3-oxoacyl-[acyl-carrier-protein] reductase isoform X7, with amino-acid sequence MDKVCAVFGGSRGIGRAVAQLMARKGYRLAIIARNLDVAKAAAGELGGDHLAFSCDVAKEHEVQNTFEEMEKNLGPVNFLVNAAGINRDSLLVRTKTEDMVSQLHTNLLGSMLTCKAAMKTMIQQQRGSIVNVGSIIGLKGNSGQSVYSASKGGLVGFSRALAKEVARKKIRVNVVAPAWLMSGVGPHPRSEPMKLGH